A DNA window from Ptychodera flava strain L36383 unplaced genomic scaffold, AS_Pfla_20210202 Scaffold_104__1_contigs__length_263549_pilon, whole genome shotgun sequence contains the following coding sequences:
- the LOC139126592 gene encoding uncharacterized protein, translated as MDYYSRYLEIVHMTSTTSEQVIGKLQNLFARWGIPEEIFSDNGPQFSSADFQEFGRSMDFDAPHATSSPHYPQSNGEAERGVRITKKILKQDDVFLALMSYRATPIAATGMSPCQLMMGRQIRTTLPTIAAKLEPRQPDLEVVRAADKKVKSAYERAFTKRHGAKSLPELLPGDNVQVKLDGEKGWKTPARVLQADTAPRSYIVQTPSGTLRRNRRYLLFVSRPDKTEGKTLDLSMFDNDESADPVTPTSVEKSTPTVEQQQPPVENISPPMPEAQGKQTDVIRTRSGRAVKKPVRYYDEYC; from the coding sequence ATGGACTACTACAGCAGATACTTAGAAATCGTACATATGACAAGTACAACCAGCGAACAAGTAATTGGAAAACTGCAAAATCTGTTTGCCCGATGGGGAATTCCAGAAGAAATATTCTCCGACAATGGTCCGCAGTTTTCATCAGCAGATTTCCAAGAGTTCGGCAGAAGTATGGATTTCGATGCACCACATGCCACATCTAGTCCACATTACCCACAATCCAACGGGGAGGCAGAAAGAGGAGTACGCATCACTAAGAAAATCCTAAAGCAGGATGACGTATTTCTTGCATTAATGAGCTACCGAGCAACTCCAATAGCAGCAACCGGCATGAGTCCATGTCAACTGATGATGGGACGCCAAATTCGTACCACATTGCCTACAATAGCAGCAAAACTAGAGCCAAGACAACCTGACTTGGAAGTAGTCAGAGCTGCAGATAaaaaggtaaaaagtgcatacGAGCGAGCATTCACAAAAAGACACGGAGCCAAAAGTTTGCCAGAGCTGTTACCTGGAGACAACGTCCAAGTGAAATTGGATGGAGAAAAAGGATGGAAAACTCCAGCCAGGGTACTGCAAGCGGATACAGCACCACGCTCATACATTGTGCAAACACCAAGTGGTACTCTGAGAAGAAACCGAAGATATCTATTATTTGTGTCAAGGCCAGACAAAACAGAGGGGAAGACCCTGGATCTATCAATGTTTGACAACGATGAGTCAGCAGATCCAGTTACACCAACCTCAGTGGAGAAGTCAACGCCCACTGTGGAACAACAACAACCACCGGTTGAAAATATCTCACCGCCTATGCCAGAAGCTCAGGGAAAACAAACAGATGTAATCAGAACCCGGAGTGGAAGAGCAgttaagaagcctgtgagaTACTACGATGAATACTGTTAA